In one Vanacampus margaritifer isolate UIUO_Vmar chromosome 11, RoL_Vmar_1.0, whole genome shotgun sequence genomic region, the following are encoded:
- the dcbld2 gene encoding discoidin, CUB and LCCL domain-containing protein 2 yields the protein MEGAVMVGRGPTGAGVLVLSILVIILTAEGCRAQKGDGCGPTVLGPSSGTLSSLGYPGPYPNNTVCEWEISVPPGNRVHFCFAELDIDDSDCQVNYLRLYNGIGPARSEIAKYCGLDVKVNKLIESTGNQVTVQFMSGTHHTGRGFYLSYSTTDHTDIITCLHKGSDFPEAEFSKYCPAGCLTSTEEVSGTIPNGYRESSPLCLAAVHAGVVSNAVGGIIHVVSSKGIPHYKGTLANNVTSTGGILSNSLFTFRTNGCYGTLGLESGGVADIQISASSVWEWNDMAGQLSVWAPSGARLKKAGLPWAPSQSDQHQWLQVDLKRQKRITGITSTGSTLREYPYYAAAYRVLYSHDGQRWLCYKEANSTQDMIFQGNINYLDEVRNNFIPPIEARYVRINPTWWQQRIAIKVELLGCQVAARKGMEPRMFPPGRFTPRPAAPKRPRTFGKTTPPPDIRNTTVPPLTGKEVALAAVLVPVLVMVLTALILLVVCAWHWRSRKKNSEGTYDLPHWNRTDWWKSMKQLLPSKMVEAEDSVRYSSSEVGRLTARGAVTSLHAEPAEYAQPLVSGVTTLGARSTFKPDEGPDPGYSDPDLYDAPISPDVYHAYAEPLPASGAEYATPIVVDMGCHPSGAAPATFLPTRTDGGQLAYDTPKTATGHDSTYQVPQCGGNRVEGGAS from the exons ATGGAAGGAGCGGTAATGGTGGGCAGGGGGCCGACAGGGGCCGGGGTTCTCGTCCTGTCGATCCTCGTCATCATCCTCACCGCGGAAGGCTGCAGGGCGCAGAAAG GTGATGGCTGCGGCCCCACAGTGCTGGGCCCCAGTAGCGGGACGCTGTCGTCTCTGGGCTACCCGGGGCCGTACCCCAACAACACAGTGTGCGAGTGGGAGATCAGCGTGCCCCCTGGCAACAGGGTCCACTTCTGCTTCGCCGAGCTGGACATCGACGACAGCGACTGCCAGGTCAACTACCTCCGCCTGTACAACGGCATCGGACCTGCCAGGAGCGAGATCG CGAAGTACTGCGGTTTGGACGTGAAGGTGAACAAGCTAATAGAGTCCACCGGCAACCAGGTTACCGTTCAATTCATGAGCGGGACCCACCACACTGGACGTGGATTCTACCTGTCGTATTCCACCACAGACCACACAG ATATCATCACCTGCCTGCACAAAGGAAGTGATTTCCCCGAGGCGGAGTTCAG CAAATACTGTCCAGCGGGATGCTTGACGTCAACCGAGGAGGTTTCTGGAACGATACCGAATGGCTACAGAGAG TCGTCTCCCCTGTGTTTGGCCGCCGTCCACGCTGGCGTGGTGTCCAACGCCGTGGGGGGAATTATCCATGTGGTGAGCAGTAAAGGTATCCCGCACTACAAGGGCACATTGGCTAACAACGTCACGTCCACTGG AGGAATCCTGTCAAACAGTCTTTTCACCTTCAGAACAAATG gcTGCTATGGAACGCTGGGGTTAGAGTCCGGCGGCGTAGCGGATATTCAAATCTCCGCCTCGTCCGTGTGGGAGTGGAATGACATGGCAGGCCAGCTCAGCGTGTGGGCACCGTCAGGGGCTCGGCTAAAAAAGGCGGGCCTGCCCTGGGCGCCCTCCCAGAGTGACCAACACCAATGGCTGCAGGTGGACCTGAAACGACAGAAGAGGATCACAG GCATCACCAGCACGGGCTCTACGCTGAGGGAGTACCCGTACTACGCGGCGGCGTACCGCGTCCTCTACAGTCACGATGGCCAGCGCTGGCTCTGCTACAAGGAGGCCAACTCCACACAAGACATG ATTTTCCAAGGCAACATCAACTACCTGGACGAGGTGAGGAATAATTTCATCCCCCCCATCGAGGCGCGCTACGTGAGGATCAATCCAACCTGGTGGCAACAGAGGATCGCTATCAAGGTGGAGCTGCTCGGGTGCCAAGTGGCAG CGAGGAAGGGTATGGAGCCGAGGATGTTCCCGCCGGGCCGTTTCACCCCTCGCCCGGCAGCACCCAAACGCCCGCGAACGTTCGGCAAGACCACACCCCCTCCGGACATCAGAAACACCACCGTGCCGCCTCTCACTGGCAAAG AGGTGGCGCTGGCTGCCGTCCTGGTGCCCGTCTTGGTCATGGTGTTAACAGCACTCATCTTACTAGTGGTTTGTGCTTGGCACTGGAGGAGTCG GAAGAAGAACTCCGAAGGAACGTACGATCTTCCTCACTGGAATCGCACCG ACTGGTGGAAGAGTATGAAGCAGCTGCTGCCGTCCAAAATGGTGGAGGCGGAGGACTCGGTGCGCTACAGCAGCAGCGAGGTGGGCCGGCTCACGGCGAGGGGCGCCGTTACGAGCCTGCACGCCGAACCCGCAG AATACGCGCAGCCCCTGGTGAGCGGCGTGACAACATTGGGCGCCCGGTCCACCTTTAAACCCGACGAGGGTCCCGACCCGGGCTACAGCGACCCCGACCTGTACGACGCGCCCATCTCACCCGACGTCTACCACGCGTACGCCGAGCCCCTGCCTGCCTCAGGAGCCGAATACGCCACGCCCATCGTGGTGGACATGGGCTGCCACCCGTCGGGGGCGGCGCCCGCCACTTTCCTGCCGACACGGACAGACGGCGGCCAGTTGGCGTACGACACGCCCAAAACCGCCACGGGACACGACTCGACCTACCAAGTGCCCCAATGTGGCGGCAACAGAGTTGAAGGGGGCGCGTCGTGA